The following coding sequences lie in one Trueperaceae bacterium genomic window:
- a CDS encoding roadblock/LC7 domain-containing protein, with the protein MLEPSLDLYGTTFDTVDGILRELLAKSRARYALIIDHKGFVLMHARALWAPKPPSLDSFATLVASNYAANRAIANLFGEAGFRETVQQGAEVGTYLEELGSEALLATVFDSSAQLGRVKLAAKHAADAIRVALEGATEAPPSMRFDAEFQQDATALLDGLFGARDR; encoded by the coding sequence ATGCTCGAGCCGTCCCTCGACCTCTACGGCACCACCTTCGATACGGTCGACGGCATCCTGCGCGAGCTGCTCGCCAAGAGCAGGGCTCGTTACGCCCTCATCATCGACCACAAGGGCTTCGTGCTCATGCACGCGCGCGCCTTGTGGGCGCCCAAGCCGCCTTCGCTCGACTCGTTCGCGACCCTCGTGGCCTCCAACTACGCGGCGAACCGCGCCATCGCCAACCTCTTCGGCGAGGCCGGGTTCCGGGAGACGGTCCAGCAGGGCGCGGAGGTCGGAACCTACCTCGAGGAGCTCGGCAGCGAGGCCCTCCTCGCGACCGTGTTCGACTCGAGCGCCCAGCTCGGGCGCGTGAAGCTCGCGGCCAAGCACGCCGCGGACGCCATCCGGGTCGCCCTGGAAGGCGCGACGGAGGCGCCGCCGAGCATGCGCTTCGACGCGGAGTTCCAGCAGGATGCCACGGCGCTCCTCGACGGTCTCTTCGGTGCGAGGGACAGATGA